The Streptomyces sp. NBC_01317 genomic interval TCACGCAGCCGCAGTACTGGGTACTCAACCGCGTACACGGCGCCCCGACGGCGCCGAGCCGCGAGGAGGTGGTCACCCAACTGACCCCCCTGGCGGACGGCCCGCACGAGATCGCCAGGGTCATCGGCCAACTGCTCCACCGCGGCTGGCTCCGCCTCGACACCGGGCAGCACGTACACCTCACCGACGCGGGAGAGGCTGCCAGGGTCCGGCTGCGCGAACTGGTGACCGAAGTACGCGCCGTGGTCCACCGGGGCATCAGCGACGCGGAGTACGTGGCCGCGCTCAAGGTGCTGCGCACGATGGTCGCCAACGTCGAGGGTGACGTGGCCTTCTAGCGCCGTGACCGTAAACAGTCACCGGAGCCGGCTCCGGCCGCCGGAACCCCGTCAGGCTCTTTCGAGCTTGCGGGCCAGCAGGCAGGCGCGCGGTCTGTTCACCCGTCCGCCGGGCTCCTGCTCCAGCCGCGCGGTGACGACGAGTCCTGCTTGCTCCAGCAGGCCGACCATGTGGTCCAGGGGCAGGAGGTACGACTCGTAGGACACCGGACGCCCGTAGCCCTGGGTCGGCCGGAGTCTTTCATCGCCGACATAGTCTCCCCAGAGCAGGTGGCCGCCGGGCGCGAGCGTGCGGTGGAACTCGGCGCACACGTCGGGCAGCCACCGCGGGGGCGTGTGGTGGGTGGAGTACCAGGCAAGGATGCCGCCTAGTTCGTCGTCCGCCATCTCCAGCGCGGTCATCGAGCCTTCGTGGAACCGCAGGTTCGGGAAGGCCTGCCGGGCCAGCCCGATCATCTTCGGCGACAGATCGACGCCGAAGGCGGGCACTCCCAGCCCGGCCAGATACGCCGTCACGCGGCCGGGGCCGCATCCCAGGTCCGCGACCGGCCCCGGACCAGCCGTCCGTACGAGCTCGGCGAACCCCGCCAGCATCGCGCGTGACAGCGGGTCCATCGCGGCGGGCGGCGGGACGCGTTCGACGTAGTCGGCGGCGACCGTGTCGTACGACTCGCGCACGGCGGCCAGGAAGGAGGGCTCAGCCATGCGGGGGACCCTAGACCAGGGAACTGACAGGCCGCGTCAGGACCTTGACCCGAGCCGTCAGGCAGGCCCCTCCAGGGCGAGCACGTGCGGTCCGCCCGCCGGCTCGACGGCGGTACGAGGCGGTCGCCCGCCCGGCCGATGGCTCGGCCAACGGGCCGACGCCGGGCCGCAGCAGCCACGCCGGAACGCCGGTCCGCCGGAACGCCAGTCTCGTGAGCGGGCTGTCGGTCGGGCCGCCGTCCCACGTGGACCGCCCCCGCCCCGCCCACCCCCGTCCGCCCAGGGCACCCGGGCGACCATGGGTCCGGTCAGTCGGGGCCGGATGTCGGCTGCGACCCCGGTGAACGGGGGGCATACAGGAGGACGGTCTGTCGTGACAGCCGTCCCGGGCAGGGGGGCCGGGCCTGGCGCACCGCAGCGCACCACACCGCCGTCCAGCCGAACCGCTCGCCCGGACACGGCCCCGCGCCCGGCCACGCCCCCGCCCAGCGCAGCGCCCCGCCCAGCGCAGCGCCCCGCCCGGCCGGGGCCTCATCCGGCTCCGGGGGTCCCCGTAAGCTGGTTCCCGGGAGTCACCCCATCTCACCAGCCGCTTCAGGAGTCCCTACCGACATGGCCGAGCACGCCGAGCACCCCGCCTACCCCGTCGGACTCCGCCTGTCCGGGCGGCGCGTCGTTGTTGTCGGCGGCGGGCAGGTCGCCCAGCGCCGGCTGCCCGCGCTCATCGCGGCGGGCGCCGACGT includes:
- a CDS encoding class I SAM-dependent methyltransferase, whose amino-acid sequence is MAEPSFLAAVRESYDTVAADYVERVPPPAAMDPLSRAMLAGFAELVRTAGPGPVADLGCGPGRVTAYLAGLGVPAFGVDLSPKMIGLARQAFPNLRFHEGSMTALEMADDELGGILAWYSTHHTPPRWLPDVCAEFHRTLAPGGHLLWGDYVGDERLRPTQGYGRPVSYESYLLPLDHMVGLLEQAGLVVTARLEQEPGGRVNRPRACLLARKLERA
- a CDS encoding MarR family winged helix-turn-helix transcriptional regulator, producing the protein MKPQTDTTTITATTDQAPADPAATDDAPATQPVGYWSGLAHAAVTRHLRDALARIDVTQPQYWVLNRVHGAPTAPSREEVVTQLTPLADGPHEIARVIGQLLHRGWLRLDTGQHVHLTDAGEAARVRLRELVTEVRAVVHRGISDAEYVAALKVLRTMVANVEGDVAF